Genomic segment of Malus domestica chromosome 15, GDT2T_hap1:
gtctaatattttaataaataggGTGTTGATTTTTCGTACTTACGTTCCAAGTTCAAAATTCTTCTTCCCTTAAATTATCATGGGAGTTTCGAACCATTCCACTCCTTCCCTCCtcttaatattaaattaagctATAATATTAACATATACATAGTAATTCAAAGGGTCGTTGACAGTATGGCGACTTCCATTATTTGTTTAATCAGGGTTTGCTTTCTTAAGACAACGAGagcaaaaaatattatttttcaaaatatctTAATTAAAGCATTAAATGAGTCAGAATCAATTGCAAGTGGCCCGTTATCACAGTGATGGAAATGTGTTGAACCATTGCATGACGGTGTGGGTTCAAACCCCACCGGTGGCTAATTGATAGAGATTTTACCACACACGCAAAAGGGTTAAAAACTCTTATATTACTTACAAGAATGACAAGGTTATTGCAGTATAAACGGATCTTGCAATGTCGTTCTTCATaaggattattaaataaatcgaagcaaatcaaattccaattaattgttgtaaaggagaaaattgaggtgattgatttttatgacctaatttaataaaatgaatttaactaataaaaataagacaattTGCAATATTAAAgctgaaaggaaaagaaaatagttttggaaaaatcaaattaagagaGCACTAGGGATCCGCCGTCACTTTAACAATCCTATATAGTTCTCTCAATTACTTATGACTTATACATGCACATTTTGAAgcttaggttttcctaatatatgcctacttggacccccaacatagaacgtatatcaaacatgcaatctatctgtggtattcagatcaaatctaaacatgcataactcattaagttatgtgaaaccttttgaaaaaccatgcaacccttaagacgtggtattcatcctaagtgaacttgCATATATTAATAATCACAAGAAGtcacacaccccgacctaaatttgaggcatgctggccgtcacgtgaaggtgacgtagctatgtgcacagtgcggaagcaataaagatataagaaatatgaagaaataaaaaccaATTGACTAAACACTAGATGAGATAAGGAGAAAGTGTGATATTAAAGGTGACTACACATAACCAGAGCATaggtagcctaagtgcagtctagcaggacgaatactaattatacaatactaAATATGGTCCTACATTAGTGATAATTTGTCAGAGCTACCGtgaaatcctcgtgagccaccaacgagcactcctaactagaacctggaagggcgcaaaatagaaagtgtgagtgggcaaaaacaaagcttttcaaaaaccatttcatttatcaaaagtaGTAACCCTTCGCCGTAGAACCTGtataattcccagaaaatagcatatacgattatatctcaaaatcatattcaaaataaCAATACACCGAATATACCATGTCAAATCTCAGGAAAgaataagtaagccaggtgcaataaatcaatatgaaatagtatgccagccggagtcacctaaagtGACCTGTACGATTGGGTCCACAACTCATCAATCAAAttctgcacacaagttggaaccacctaatgtgatCTGTACGAtaggctaggtgtaaataaatacgctcaagtgttaCGGTCACGTGAAGGCTATGCGAAGTATCGCAGGCCACCTACAAgtcgagtcagaaccacctaaaatGGTATGTACGATAGGTTGGCACCtgtcttggatccaaggtgagtgtgaGGTGCaagaggtgaacgatcacgtgacgGCTAGGCCTTATCCtcgggcggagcactaacactggggtgtAGGATAAATAGCTTGAAATACATCTCAGCACTAATATACTCATTACCATCACTACCacaatatactcacctgaagcttacctgagtgTCCACAGCATcgagcaacaatatatatatatatataaccataataatgcacaattaaacataaagagcatttgacatggcatttcaatgtatcaaatcatttaattaagttttctaggaaaaatatcaagtatatagaTATATACTGCAAACCAAAAGCCTACTCATTGATAGCTGGAAGGGTTGTAACCCCTGAGCCTTGCTTGACTGTGCTCATCCTCAGGATaagcctcacctatatgcgaaacaactatttacacgttatttttaagcacataaacaaaactaggtaataatttctcatacattacttaattggggtatttgaaaataccatcgtgacctactcaacctcaggaacatccccatatttttagaaaaattttccgaccacTCACGCGCCATCACGCGGcggccaaggcacggctagACACGCAGCCTACACACCGGCACGTGCCTGTGACACTAACGGATTCCTTAATGGCATtaaggaatattctgttaaaataTAGAATATGACATTAAAGATACCTGACGTCTTTAGCATATTTtgtcaaagttgacagaatattctcttCCTTCAACCTTGGTTCGTCGGAGTCCGGCGCCAATGACCTCTGCGATTGCCAGATTCTGGAAAAATTTAGAACTTCAATATCACctccatttctcaaccaaaatccatgaaattttcaccaaactGAAGCTtaaatttagaagaaaaaaccATACCACTTTTAGGTCCTAAACTCACGGGATTTCGCCGGAAAAATATCAATAATTCGGCCATCCCTGTAACACAATGAACTCGAGTATTTTTACGTCAAAACTCTTCCAAAGTTAATCCAAAGtgctagaaaagcaagaatagaACTTTCTTAAGTCTCAAAACTACCTGAAACCTCCGCAATCACGTCGAGTGAACAGCGCACCAAATCGGGGTTTTTTGGTTCTCGCACTCTACGAGTTCTCACATCGAACTAATGGCATGGATGAGCTTCTGGACTCATAGGGAACACAAGAACAACCTTCTTGACGTCGATCCGTTTATGCAAGGGTAATTTGAGAGTTGTCTGTACAGTTGTACCGACAATGGAAGaaatctgagggagagagagtcaacggtttggtatgggtgtgtgtgtggtccagtttgtagccaatcaaacaaaaccttaactcttttagttctaattggatccaattaattaggaatagaactaattggtccaaaaccttaGCCCATTTACGCACACACAACTCAACAATTAAAGGGCATATGAGTCATTTCACACCATCAATaaaatatttcgggacgggttgtcacaacctacccccttaagaaaatttcgtccccAAAATTCCATACAATAAAGTACaaccactaataatcataaaataagTGCGGATACATTTCCTGCATATGATCCTGTGTCTCTTAGGTAGCCTCTTCCACTAAATTATTCCTCCACAAAACTTTCACTAAGCGCATAGTCTTATTCCTTAAAACCTTATATTTCCAATAAAAAATCGTcactggctcctcatcataagtcaattCTGAATGAATTTCCAGTGGTTGAGGAAGTATCACATGCGATGGACCAGAAACATAATGACGAAGCATAGAAACATGGAACACATCGTGCACTTGAGACAACtttggaggcaactcaagcctgtaagcaacttcatcGACTCGCTCGGTGATCTGGTACGGTccgatgtacctaggacttagcttaCCTTTTTTCCCAAACCTCACCACATCTCTCCATGGTGATAGcttcaaaaatacccaatcacccacTTTATACACTCGATCAGTGGCATACCTGTCTGCTAGACTattttgtcgatcctgggccaCTTTCAGTTAAatttaattacctgaatattctgagtagtctccTCTACCATCTCAaggcccactaaaactctttcaccaacctctaaCCAACACAAAAGAGTACGACAAGACttgccataaagtgcctcaaatggtgacataccaatacgTGAATGGTAGCTGTTGTTATAtgcaaactccatcaaatctaacCGTTGATGCCAAGTGTCACCAAACTACAATATCGAAGACCTCAGCATATCCTCCAACATCTGAATAGTCCTCCTAGATTGCCCGTTtgtctgaggatgatatgtCATACTATAAAGTAAATTCGAACCAACAGCCTCCTGAAATGCTACccagaacttagaagtaaatttAGGATCCCGATTTGAGATAATACTAACCGAAACTCCATGATACTTAACAATCTTCGATATGAACAATTCATCTAATCCGCTTAAAGAATATTTCTCCCTCACAAGAATAAAATGagctgacttagtaagccgatctactatcacccaaatgccatcataaccattttgtgtacaaggaagcttgtacacaaaatccatattAATATCTTCCCGCTTCCATTGTGGAATGAGAAGTGGCTACATCAATCCAAATGGTTTTTTCCTCTCAGCTTTGACTGCTgacaaatggcacacctactcacgTACTCAGCattttcccttttcatacccgaccaataataaaatggtcaaatggtatgatacattttagtacctccaggatgcattgcatatgctGATACATGCGCTTCATCaagaatttctttctttaactctgcattattcggcacatacattcttcCTTCCTGCATAAGTATGCCATCCGATTATCTAATTCttagatcttttttttcctatcaTTTCTTGCTTGAATTAATTCCTGGGTTTCCTCATCATTCAACTAAGCCTCGAGCActcgatcaattaaaattggtctAACCTGGAAATTAGCAAGTAAGGTGTCATCTCTATCTTCCACCTCTAACTTCACTCCAATAAACctcaaatccacaagaagaggaacatgacaaacgtacaaagcattaattctcgcttgaggtttcctactaaATGCATCTGCCACCACATTTGAACGGCCAGGGTGATAAtaaatcgtgcaatcataatcactgagCAACTCAATCCATCTTCATTGTCGAAGATTAAGATCCTTTTGAGTGAAAAGATACTAAAGACTCTTATGGTTTGTAAAAATCTTACATttttcaccataaagataatatctccaaatcttcaaggcaaaGACAATAGCCGCTAATTCaagatcatgagtaggataattcatctCATAAGGCTTCAACTGAcgcgaagcataagcaatcaccctaccatgatGCATCAACACACATCCCAGACCATTCAgggaagcatcactgtagatcacaaaattaccactatcatcagGAAGCGTCAAAATAGGCGCACGAGTGAGACAATATTTCAACTACTGAAAACTCTGCTCACAGttattatcccactcaaacttaacatctttCCTAGTCAATCTCATCAGTTGTAATGCAATAACTGAAAAATCTTTACCAAACCGTCCATAATAACCTGCTAGGCCAAGCAAACTctgtacctcagtgacggttcgtggttgctcccaattctcaacAGCTGCTATCTTTAGATGATCCACCTGAATACCTTGAGAAGATATGACATGCccaaaaaatgccacttgatctagccaaaattggcatttgctaaacttagcatacaactggtgttccctcaatttctgCAACACCAAAGTAAGATGTCGAACATGCTTTGATTTCAACTTAGAGTACACcggaatatcatcaataaagaCAATGATAAACCTGTCTAGATATTGCTAGAATACTTGATTCATCAAGTCCATAAAAGCTGCAAGTGCATTAGTTATCCCGAAcgacatcacaagaaactcataattaCCATATCGAGTCCTAAAAGCCATCTTAGGGACATCGTCActtttaatcttcaattgataataaccaaacatcaaatcaatcttagaaaacacatAGGCACCTCAAAGctaatcaaacaaatcatctatacaCGGCAATGgctaacggtttttaatcgttacccgatttaattgcctataatcaatacatagcctcaaagtcacgtctttcttcctcacaaataaaactggagctccccaaggtgaagtactaggctgaataaaacctttatcaactaattcctgcaactgaatcttcaattccctcaattcagcaggagccattcgataaggagtcaaagatataggatctgTACCTGGAAGTAAATCAATGGTGAACTCCACATCTCGGTGTGGCGGAaatccaggtaaatcatcagGGAATGCGTCAGGAAAATCCCTGACCACTCGAACATTCTCCACATTAGTAGAAGTATaatcattcaacaccacatgagccaaatatccctgacagcCTTTCTCTAGCAACCTTTTAGCtcttatggcagaaataacaccatgcctcaccccactacaCTCGCCAACAAATGTAACCTCAGGCAATCCAGGACGatgaaaagtaactgatttcccgtagcaatctatattggcacgattataatgcaaccaatttgtgcccaaaatcacatcaaaatcaacaatatctaaTGGGATGAGATTAGCTGGCATGACTACATCCTCCACTAACACGGGACACCCTGGATAAACACAACTAATATAACATCTCTCTCCTCTAGGCATAGCGAACTCTAAATCATACCCTAGAGGTGTAGGGTGAGGTTGAGTCAACTGAGCAAACGTATAATAAATAACAGAATGCATAGCCCCATAATCAattaatactctagcaaaatgaccaagaatattcaaC
This window contains:
- the LOC139191919 gene encoding uncharacterized protein, with protein sequence MGTLNILGHFARVLIDYGAMHSVIYYTFAQLTQPHPTPLGYDLEFAMPRGERCYISCVYPGCPVLVEDVVMPANLIPLDIVDFDVILGTNWLHYNRANIDCYGKSVTFHRPGLPEVTFVGECSGVRHGVISAIRAKRLLEKGCQGYLAHVVLNDYTSTNVENVRVVRDFPDAFPDDLPGFPPHRDVEFTIDLLPGTDPISLTPYRMAPAELRELKIQQLNRIKSDDVPKMAFRTRYGNYEFLVMSFGITNALAAFMDLMNQKLREHQLYAKFSKCQFWLDQVAFFGHVISSQGIQVDHLKIAAVENWEQPRTVTEVQSLLGLAGYYGRDASLNGLGCVLMHHGRVIAYASRQLKPYEMNYPTHDLELAAIVFALKIWRYYLYGEKYAFSRKPQARINALYVCHVPLLVDLRFIGVKLEVEDRDDTLLANFQEGRMYVPNNAELKKEILDEAHVSAYAMHPGEVGERVLVGLEMVEETTQNIQLSPWRDVVRFGKKGKLSPRYIGPYQITERVDEVAYRLELPPKLSQVHDVFHVSMLRHYVSGPSHVILPQPLEIHSELTYDEEPVTIFYWKYKVLRNKTMRLVKVLWRNNLVEEAT